TAGGCTTGAAACACACTCTAGGGTTGAAGGTGGTTCACTCACTAACTCGAGTTCCTTCTCTTATGATTTTTCCTGAAGAtcaaactagggttttaaaagcaagaagatggagttttcttccttcccttggaagcttaaGGAGGTTCGGCTATAAggagaaataatgaagccaagtTGGTTTAAAAAtcctctaatcctttggtcaaaaaggtGGATGGCTAGGGTTTGGCCACATGGCCTAATCTTTctttaatctttgactaatgaagTTTTTACACTCCAAATATTCCAATGtctatttaacacctctaaacTATCATATAAAGTCCCAACCACAATAAAAGAATATTTGGACATAAAGTATgtgatgaaataaaataaagccaaCTCAAGGAAATGTTACAATTCAAGTGAAAGCAATAATATGCAATGCATGGAATTGTTATGAGGGTTTAGTTTTAGGGTAATGCAAGTAATTTTGGCAGAATTCATATTtttaagtgagggttctcacagttATCTTGCTTTTCTAATAAACTCTTCGAAAGATAAGTTGAAGATAGAAAATGTACCAGTAATAAAAGAGCATCCAGATGTGTTCCCTGATGAATTACTGACCTTATctccggagagagagatagacgTCAAGATTGATTTATTACTCGGGACCGCACCTGTATCTAAAACTCCATATCGGATGGCACCCGCTGAATTTaaagaattgaaattgcaattgcAAGATTTATTGGAATGAGGGTTTATTCGAGAAAACAGGTCTTCATGGGGAGTTTCGGTActttttgttaaaaagaaagacaGAAGTTTAAGGATGTGTATGGACTACCGGGGTTTGAATGATGtgacaattaagaataaataccctctcCCACatattgatgaattatttgaccagttgcaaggagcggtgGTGTTTTCTAAGCTAGATTTTCGATAGGAGTATTATCAATTGCAAATTAGAAAGGAGAATGTACCAAAGACTGCAttcaattctagatatgggTATTTTGAGTTTGCAATAATGTCCTTTGGATTAATCAATGCCCTTGTAGCATTTTATGGGTTTAATGCATCAAATTTTCAAACCCTACTTGGATTGGTTTGTAGTCATATTTATTGATGACATTCTCATTTACTCTAAAATCCGGGAGGAACATGAGCAGCATTTGAAAATTGTATTACAAATTTTGAGAGAACACCAGTTATATGAtaagtttagcaaatgtgagTTTTGAAACATAAGAGGAGTCTCTCGAACCCCCAATTTGACTAGGCttcggaaattaatttttgtgaaCCTAAAGTTGACTTGGATTCGATAAATGAGATCCGACTACGGTTGGGTATGGACTACTGTGTTGCAAATCAATGGGAATCGGTCTGGGTTTTCTTCCAAGCACCTCTGTCTTGCCATAACATTGGAGAGTCCCCTCAGCACTTGTCGATTCAAGTCCAGGCTCCTACTTTTGCGGTACTAGTGTGTTTGTCGATGGCTCATGTAAAGTGTACGTCACAAGAGCGGGAGATTTTATGGATAGATCTATTGCGAGATAGCCCCATTATGGACCTTGGCTGTTGGTTGGAGATTTTAATGTGATTGTGCACTCGAAGGAGAAGCGTGCTGGAATGCCTTTTCGATTGAATGAAGGGACAAAACTTCTAAGCTTTATGGCAGAGGCGGgggtttgtgatgttggcgttTCTGGCTCGAAGTTCACTTGGTGTAATAATAGGCAAGGATAAGCCAGGGTTTGGAAACGTCTGGACAGATTGCTCCTTAATGAGGCTGCACTACGTATGGACAACTCCTTTACAGTGCAACACTTAGGGAGAGATCCATCGGATCATGCCCCCCTCTTATTGTCGGCTTCAACTATGTTGGATAATAAGCCAAAACCGTTTTGGTTCTTAAATGTCTGGACTTCAAAGGAAGGGTTCCTTGATGTGGTCAAGCAGTGTTGGGCAGATGACGTCCCAGGCTCGCCTTTGCGAGTTTTGTCGATCAAACTAGGAAAGATGAAGAACTCTTTCAAGAGATGGTCAAGGGAAATGTTTGAGGACATCTTCATGGCCAGTAAGGATGCAGAGAGAGAGGTGATGGAAGCGGAGGTTGCTTATGACAATGATCCAATAGAGCAGCTACTCCTGAAGCTTCAAAAGGCACGGGTTAAACTTAGAAACACACTGGCAGTTGAGGAGGGATTTTCGAGGCAGAAGGCAAGGGTGAGGTGGCTGAAGGATGGGGATAGAAATTCAAAGTATTTCCATTCATTGGTGGCTGAGAGACGAAGTAGAGCACTGATTCACCATATTTGATGGAGTAATGGAGATTGGATAGAGTCTAAGACACAGATATGCAGCGAGGCAGTAGTGTTTTTCCACCACTTATTCACAGCCGAGCCTTGCTTAGGCTCAGATAAGCTGCTTGCAGTGATTCCGAAATTGGTTACTACACAAGACAATTTGTCATTGATGGATATTCCCTCACTACAGGAGATCAAGTCTGTTGTCTTCTCAATGGATGTGGACAGTGTAGCGGGCCCGGATGGTTTCATAGGAAAATTCTTCATGAGTA
This portion of the Coffea arabica cultivar ET-39 chromosome 2e, Coffea Arabica ET-39 HiFi, whole genome shotgun sequence genome encodes:
- the LOC140036314 gene encoding uncharacterized protein, translated to MDNSFTVQHLGRDPSDHAPLLLSASTMLDNKPKPFWFLNVWTSKEGFLDVVKQCWADDVPGSPLRVLSIKLGKMKNSFKRWSREMFEDIFMASKDAEREVMEAEVAYDNDPIEQLLLKLQKARVKLRNTLAVEEGFSRQKARVRWLKDGDRNSKYFHSLVAERRSRALIHHI